A genomic window from Candidatus Eremiobacterota bacterium includes:
- a CDS encoding EamA family transporter: protein MDRTIEASAPGIGVAPEDRRAGSRLDPKLILALAAVWLFWGSTIAGMRFAVETIPPYAMASARFLLAGAILYGICVVRGSGRVTRDDLVRAAITGGSLLLFGNGLIAWTVQYLPVGINSLLISISPVFMAIIAFLWGGERPSRFAVAGMVLGFGGLALLLQPKATSGIALWPALVTLFASIAWSFGSVYQRRTGKNGSLMLATALQMLFGGAFLGIEAAFCGQWQSLDVHAISAASLAGVAWLMIFGSLLGYSAYLYTMQYASTALASTYAYVNPIVAVMLGMLLFHERFTPVEALASAIILVGVALMMVPARPARTTRA, encoded by the coding sequence ATGGACCGCACGATCGAAGCGAGCGCACCCGGCATCGGGGTCGCGCCGGAGGATCGCCGCGCCGGCTCGCGGCTCGATCCCAAGCTGATCCTCGCGCTCGCTGCCGTCTGGTTGTTCTGGGGCTCGACGATCGCCGGGATGCGCTTCGCCGTGGAGACGATCCCGCCGTACGCGATGGCCTCCGCCCGCTTTCTGCTCGCCGGCGCGATCCTGTACGGAATCTGCGTCGTGCGCGGAAGCGGGCGCGTCACCCGCGACGACCTCGTTCGCGCCGCCATCACCGGCGGAAGCCTGCTGCTCTTCGGCAACGGCCTGATCGCGTGGACGGTGCAGTATCTTCCGGTCGGGATCAACTCGCTGCTGATCTCGATCTCGCCGGTCTTCATGGCGATCATCGCCTTCCTGTGGGGCGGCGAACGGCCCAGCCGGTTCGCGGTTGCCGGAATGGTGCTCGGCTTCGGCGGCCTTGCGCTGCTGCTGCAGCCGAAAGCGACGAGCGGGATCGCGCTGTGGCCGGCGCTCGTGACGCTGTTCGCCAGCATTGCGTGGTCGTTCGGCTCGGTCTACCAGCGGCGCACCGGGAAGAACGGAAGCCTGATGCTCGCGACCGCGCTGCAGATGCTCTTCGGCGGCGCCTTCCTCGGCATCGAAGCCGCGTTCTGCGGCCAGTGGCAGTCGCTCGACGTGCATGCGATCAGCGCAGCGTCGCTGGCCGGGGTCGCGTGGCTGATGATCTTCGGCAGCCTGCTCGGCTACAGCGCCTATCTCTACACCATGCAGTACGCGAGTACCGCGCTCGCCTCGACGTACGCGTACGTGAACCCGATCGTCGCGGTGATGCTCGGGATGCTGCTCTTCCACGAGCGCTTCACCCCGGTCGAAGCGCTCGCGAGCGCGATCATTCTCGTCGGAGTGGCGCTGATGATGGTTCCGGCGCGGCCGGCTCGAACCACGCGCGCCTGA
- a CDS encoding alanine--glyoxylate aminotransferase family protein, producing the protein MSKSLLFIPGPVTVAESVLAASAQPLIDHRGPEFKTLLARISERLRPIFGTECAELLLLGSSGTGGLEAAVGSLFGPGDRVLACPIGVFGQRLIALARNFGCEVEVLETPWGGAVDAAALRARLDAARGETRFDGVLLTHNETSTGAQNDMAALAEAVRGHGAYTVVDSVSGLAASEFAMDAWGFDVVVAASQKALAAPPGLAMVAVAPRAWARIDANLGAQRFYFDLRKAREFAALGQTPWTPPVSLLFALDAALELFERTGAAAVHERHARYARAIRAAAQALGLELYSRDGAHSPTVVAVKVPDGIDGDAIRTNLRESRGVVVGGGQKELKGKILRIGTMGDLTQTDVLGALGALEIALLEAGAPIRAGTGVQAALKVFLEAEQPAAV; encoded by the coding sequence GTGTCGAAGAGCCTGCTGTTCATTCCCGGACCGGTCACCGTCGCCGAGTCCGTCCTGGCCGCGAGCGCGCAGCCGCTGATCGACCACCGCGGTCCGGAGTTCAAGACGCTGCTGGCGCGGATATCGGAGCGGCTCAGGCCGATCTTCGGGACCGAGTGCGCCGAGCTGCTGCTCCTCGGCTCGTCGGGGACGGGTGGGCTCGAAGCCGCGGTCGGCAGCCTGTTCGGTCCCGGTGACCGCGTGCTGGCCTGCCCGATCGGCGTCTTCGGCCAGCGGCTGATCGCGCTCGCGCGGAACTTCGGCTGCGAGGTCGAGGTGCTGGAGACGCCGTGGGGCGGCGCGGTGGACGCCGCGGCGCTGCGCGCGCGGCTCGACGCGGCGCGCGGCGAGACGCGGTTCGACGGCGTCCTGCTGACGCACAACGAAACCTCGACCGGCGCGCAGAACGACATGGCGGCGCTCGCCGAAGCGGTGCGCGGACACGGTGCGTACACCGTCGTCGACTCGGTGAGCGGGCTGGCCGCGAGCGAGTTCGCGATGGACGCGTGGGGATTCGACGTCGTCGTCGCCGCCTCGCAGAAGGCGCTGGCGGCGCCGCCCGGCTTGGCGATGGTCGCGGTCGCGCCGCGCGCGTGGGCGCGGATCGACGCGAACCTCGGCGCGCAGCGGTTCTACTTCGACCTGCGCAAGGCGCGCGAGTTCGCCGCGCTGGGGCAGACGCCGTGGACGCCGCCGGTCTCGCTCCTCTTCGCGCTCGACGCGGCGCTCGAGCTGTTCGAGCGGACCGGTGCGGCGGCGGTGCACGAGCGCCACGCGCGCTACGCGCGCGCGATCCGCGCGGCGGCGCAGGCGCTCGGGCTCGAGCTGTACTCGCGGGACGGCGCACATTCGCCGACCGTCGTGGCCGTGAAGGTGCCGGACGGAATCGACGGCGACGCGATCCGCACGAACCTGCGCGAGTCGCGCGGCGTCGTCGTCGGCGGCGGCCAGAAAGAGCTCAAGGGAAAGATCCTCCGCATCGGGACGATGGGCGATCTGACCCAAACCGACGTCCTCGGCGCGCTCGGCGCACTCGAGATCGCGCTGCTCGAAGCCGGCGCCCCGATTCGCGCCGGCACCGGCGTCCAAGCCGCCCTGAAAGTCTTCCTCGAAGCGGAACAACCGGCTGCGGTGTGA
- the solA gene encoding N-methyl-L-tryptophan oxidase gives MRYDAIVLGLGGMGSAVAAHTAARGMRVLGIERFGPAHTRGSSHGETRIIRQAYFESPDYVPLLRRAYELWDALAARAGTTLRAQTGGLFVGRPEMAVVVGTLASAQRWQLAHEIYDARELKRQWPAFTPRDDEIGVYEAVAGAVFPEAGVRAHLLEAAEHGAELRFGVEAAGWDAGDAGVRVILADGTHIEAARLAICAGPWFAKLAPEIGIPLRVERNVQFYFAPRDRDAISPDRLPIWCCERPGQRMFYGFPDFGHGAKVAHHGSGVFTDPDALVRTAHDDEIAFVRKALESFVPAAAGTFLRAAPCMYTLTPDEHFVIGPHPDHSNVVVAGGFSGHGYKFTPVVGQIVSALLCGVDPGFSFELFSPARFAASAPVGNSP, from the coding sequence ATGCGTTACGACGCAATCGTCCTCGGCTTGGGCGGGATGGGAAGTGCGGTCGCCGCGCACACGGCCGCGCGCGGGATGCGCGTGCTTGGAATCGAGCGCTTCGGCCCGGCGCACACGCGCGGCTCCTCGCACGGCGAGACGCGCATCATCCGCCAGGCGTACTTCGAGTCGCCGGATTACGTGCCGCTGCTGCGCCGCGCCTACGAGCTGTGGGACGCGCTCGCGGCGCGCGCCGGCACGACGCTGCGCGCGCAGACCGGCGGTTTGTTCGTCGGCCGTCCGGAGATGGCGGTCGTCGTCGGCACGCTCGCGAGCGCGCAACGGTGGCAGCTCGCGCATGAGATCTACGACGCGCGCGAGCTGAAGCGGCAATGGCCGGCGTTCACGCCGCGTGACGACGAGATCGGCGTGTACGAAGCCGTCGCCGGCGCGGTTTTTCCCGAAGCCGGCGTGCGCGCGCATCTGCTCGAGGCTGCGGAGCACGGGGCGGAACTGCGCTTCGGCGTCGAAGCGGCGGGTTGGGATGCAGGCGACGCAGGCGTGCGCGTTATCTTGGCGGACGGGACGCACATCGAAGCGGCACGCTTAGCGATCTGCGCCGGACCGTGGTTCGCGAAACTCGCGCCAGAGATCGGGATACCACTGCGGGTGGAGCGCAACGTGCAGTTCTATTTCGCACCGCGCGACCGCGACGCGATCTCTCCGGACCGCTTGCCGATCTGGTGCTGCGAGCGCCCCGGACAGCGAATGTTCTACGGTTTCCCCGACTTCGGGCATGGCGCGAAGGTCGCGCACCACGGCAGCGGCGTCTTCACGGACCCCGACGCGCTCGTCCGCACGGCGCACGACGACGAGATCGCGTTCGTGCGCAAAGCGCTGGAGTCGTTCGTGCCGGCCGCGGCGGGAACATTTCTGCGCGCGGCGCCGTGCATGTACACGCTCACCCCCGACGAGCACTTCGTGATCGGCCCGCACCCGGACCATTCGAACGTCGTCGTCGCCGGCGGCTTCTCCGGCCACGGCTACAAGTTCACGCCGGTGGTCGGTCAGATCGTCAGCGCGCTGCTTTGCGGCGTCGACCCGGGCTTCAGTTTTGAGCTGTTCTCGCCGGCGCGTTTCGCGGCGAGCGCACCGGTCGGAAACTCGCCATGA
- the selD gene encoding selenide, water dikinase SelD yields the protein MKSPGRRIRLTAYSNCAGUASKVGAADLAQVLRRLPPLTDPNVLVGHATSDDAGVYRISAELALVQTVDFFTPVVDDPYDFGRIAAANALSDVYAMGGTPLTALNVAAFPVEELGTEILAEILSGGAAVAAQANVVILGGHTVKDDEPKYGLAVTGTIRPEEVVRNGGARSGDLLLLSKPVGTGILTTARKRDLITDAALAPAIEQMARLNDRAARAMVAHGVHAATDVTGYGLVGHAGEMARASGVALAFDARRVPLFDGVLDLIAQDAVAGGTRDNLAEHARFTEYADDVSEAYRIALSDAQTSGGLLIAIPREGAERVLDELADLGTAAIVGEVVDGPSGAVFVR from the coding sequence ATGAAGTCTCCCGGTCGTCGGATCCGCTTGACGGCGTACTCGAACTGCGCGGGTTGAGCGAGCAAAGTCGGCGCTGCCGACCTGGCGCAGGTCCTGCGCCGCTTGCCGCCCCTGACGGACCCGAACGTCCTCGTCGGACACGCGACGAGCGACGACGCCGGGGTCTACCGCATCTCCGCCGAGCTGGCGCTGGTTCAGACGGTCGACTTCTTCACGCCCGTCGTCGACGATCCGTACGATTTCGGACGCATCGCCGCCGCGAACGCGCTCAGCGACGTCTACGCGATGGGCGGCACTCCGTTGACGGCGCTCAACGTCGCGGCATTTCCGGTCGAGGAGCTCGGCACCGAGATCTTGGCGGAAATTCTTTCCGGCGGAGCGGCCGTGGCCGCGCAAGCGAATGTCGTGATCCTCGGCGGGCACACGGTCAAGGACGATGAGCCGAAATACGGATTGGCCGTGACCGGAACCATTCGTCCTGAAGAGGTCGTTAGAAACGGAGGAGCCCGTTCCGGCGATCTGCTGCTTCTTTCCAAACCCGTCGGGACGGGCATCCTCACCACCGCGCGCAAGCGCGACCTCATCACCGACGCCGCGCTCGCGCCGGCGATCGAGCAGATGGCGCGCTTGAACGACCGCGCAGCGCGCGCGATGGTCGCCCACGGCGTCCACGCCGCAACCGACGTCACCGGCTACGGGCTGGTCGGACACGCCGGCGAGATGGCGCGCGCATCGGGCGTCGCGCTCGCCTTCGACGCGCGCCGCGTGCCGCTGTTCGACGGGGTGCTCGACTTGATCGCGCAAGACGCGGTGGCGGGCGGCACGCGCGACAACCTCGCCGAGCACGCGCGCTTCACCGAATACGCCGACGACGTTTCCGAAGCGTATCGGATCGCGCTCTCCGATGCGCAGACGTCGGGCGGTTTGCTCATCGCGATCCCGCGCGAGGGCGCGGAGCGCGTGCTCGACGAGCTCGCCGATCTGGGGACCGCCGCGATCGTCGGCGAGGTAGTCGACGGCCCGTCCGGCGCGGTCTTCGTGCGCTGA